GGCAGAAAAATGCCCAGCATGAGGGATAGAAGACAAAATGCCTCAATGCGGATGGACATCGGTCGAAACAAGGATTGGAAGGATAACGGCTGGGGGATTTACGGCGAGCGAACGCCCTCCTGACACAAAGTAACTGGTCTCAGACGGGCACGCCAGAACTGCGAGTCCGCAAAAAGCGCTTGTTATGTGGAACCCAATCAGACAGTAGAAACCGGGCGAATGCGCTTAATTACTTTTGCAGAGGGCGCTCTCATCGCATGCCAAAGATCCCAGTTACGCTGACCATTGAGCCAAAACTCAGGGGAAGTACTAAATAGAGCAGCGAGGCGAAGAGCGGTGTCCGGAGTAACTCCCCTTTTCCCTTTTACAATCTGATTGACGCGCGGATAGGAGACTTCAATCTTTTCAGCCAGCTCTACCTGGGTCATGCCAAGTGGATTGAGGAATTCCTCCAGAAGCATTTCTCCCGGATGTGTCGGAGGGCGATTGGATGGCAGACGTGTCATATCAGTGATAGTCGGTGACCTCAACTTCAGCGGGACCATGATCAGTCCAGATGAAGCAAACGCGGTATTGGTCGTTGATTCTGATGCTGTGTTGACCGGATCGATCACCTTTGAGCTTTTCGAGACGATTGCCTGGCGGGACTTTAAGGTCCTCGAGATACTCGGCCTGGTTCAGTTGGTCCAGTTTGCGAGTGGCAATCCTCCACAACTCAGCCGGACAGACCTTGCTGGCCTGTTTGGAGCGCTTGCCGTCGAAAATGTCTTCGGAAGCCTTATTGGCGAAGGATACAATCATGTATAACGCATATCGTTATACATGGCACGTTCGCCTAAGAGAAGGGTTCCACATAACGGTTGGCGGATTTGCGGCGAGCACTCGCTCCCCGTCCAGAAAGTAACTGTTTCAGACCGGCACGCCAGAAATGCGAGCCCGCAAAATGCGCTTGTTAAGTGGAAATCAATCTGGCAGTAAAAAGGATTGGTCCCAACTGTGGTCGTCATTGTGCTTTCTCAGGACGAACTCGCCCTTATCTCGAGATACGGGTTCAAGGACGCTCATGAGGAAGCTCAACAGCTCTGGCCTTTTTTCGGATGCTTGATCTGAGATTCTTACTAAGAATTCTGCCCCATTGAACTGGTAGGCGGTCAGGATTACCAGTTCGAAATACTGTTTGTTTTCTTCTCGAAGCGACAGTACAAAAGCATTTTCCCAAGCATCGACATCATTTGGACGAATCATGGAAGCGGCCAGATAGCAGAGGAACGCTTCGGCGTAATTGCCATCTTCATTAAATGTGCCGCCAAGATTGAACCATGCCAATGAATCCAGAGCATCTTGCTGCAATATCAAGAGGGACAACTCGCGGATTTCTGAGCTTTTCAATTCGCTAGGATCAAAATTCTCGTCGTATTGATGTCGATTCCTTTTTTGCTTCCGCATGCCAACTGTATTGATAATGTGCTGAGCGAAAACATGCTTCAGAGACCATTCGGCCTCAGTAGTATCACAACCCTCCTGTAATAAGTTGTTAAACTGTCGTGCGGAATCATCGAAATGACCGGCAAAAAGAAGCGCGTCAGCATGAAGGAATTCGACGAAACGGCTGGATTCTAGACCTAGAGAGCATTTGTAGCACTTTTCAGCAAGTTGGAACTTCTCCAAGCCAAATAGCACTCCACCTAGTTCCTTCCAAAAGTATGGACGTTCGGCATATTCAGGACCGAATCTTCTTGCATCCAAGTAGAATTTCAAGGAGGCCTTCAGGCTTCCAGAGCTTCGTAAATAATTGCCCAGGTTATATGACAATATTGCTGCGTTGGAACCATCATTCCGCGAATAGAATGTTTGAATAATGCTCTCAACCAGTTGGATTCCGAGGCTCTGTTCTAAAGCCGAAACACTTTTCCGAACGGCGAAAAACGGAAGCAAATATAACTGGACCGCCTCCACACCGTCTTCACTACTCATCAGGCTGTCCGCAACCTCCAACGCCGACGTCAACATGTTTGCCCTTGCAAACAGAAACGCAATTTGTAAAGCAAAAACAGGCTTGGCACCCAGCTCTGATGTCAATACGTAGGGTTTGACGATTGATGCTGCCTCTCTGAAATGTCCATGGGCATCAAATGCCAGACCAATCGCCACAAAAACGTCGTGCTCGATGGTGCTGCTTGTCAGGGCTCCCGTTCCCCTTGATTCGTAGTGAAACGTCGCACCGGGAAAGTCTCCAAGCCGAACAGAAACGTGGTTAGACTCAAAGATGACCTTGAACGGCTTTTTGTCAGAAAACGAGATTTTCAACCCTGACGAAGAAAGAGTGGAAGCAGCCAATAGTCGCTTTTGAATTTCATATTCGTCATCAAACAGCTCAGAGTCGCCAGATAGAACAACCTCGAATTCTAGAGGTGTCTCAATGACGGGGGATTTCAGATCCCGATAGATTTGGACAGATGTCTTTAGTTCTTCTGAAGTCTCCGTGTTGAATAGGTTTTTTTGAGGGATCTTAAAGCTAAATGATCTTTTGGCAATCTTATCAAAGCCGGAATCGAAGCTGTGAAACCACCGCCAATACATGCTTTTACTGGCAGAGTGATATCGAACAATTAGAACCGGCAGATCTAACGCATGGTAGTAGTCTCCATAGGCGTGATCGAATCTGAGTTTAAGTGCTTTGTTAAGGCTGCTTTCGTCTGTTGCCTTTAGCTGCACATAGAATTTTAGACCGGTGGTTTCTTCGTTGTCAAATATTTCTACCTCACGGTCAATCCCATAGTCTAGTTCGACTGGCCTCACTACCCATTCGAGAGGGATACGATTGTCGAAGTGCCGCTGAGATTCTGTCTCTATCTGGTGCGACCTAGGTCGTTTCGGCATGGCAATTAGTATGTATCAATTCAATTTCCACTTAACGGCTGGCGGATTTGCGGCGAGCTAACGCTCCCCTTCCAGAAAGTAACTGGCCCCAGACCGGCACGCCAGCACTGCGAGTCCGCAATATGCGCTTGTTATGTGGACCTCAAAGGTGAAAAGTCTTTCTCAGTCGTCCCCGATGCGAGCATATCCAGTCACAAGGATCCATGAGACGACGCTGAGAACATTCAACTTCTGGATGGCGGGCATGAACTCGAAGGTCGATCCGGTGAAGTAGAGTGACGCACTCAGTACCGAAAGGCCCAGACTCAGCAACCCCCACGTGAAGAGTTTCCAGGCCCTTGCCGTGTACAGAAATAGCACAGTGGTCACAAGCGCCGTCAGGCTGAAGACCAACCCGATTATGACCATCAAGTCATGCATGGGTGTAGCGACGAAAAAGGCATAGACGGCGGCGCCTATGCCGGCAATCTCGATAATCTTGCGCAAGGCCGTGTGCGAGGCCTGGTTGGAGATCCATTTGAACGAGAATGCCAAGGAGACGCACCAAAACGCCAGAGCCGCGACTGCAAATGGGCGTCCCGGGTTCGGCAGTCCGTTGAGCGCCTGAGGAGCGAACAACGCTGAAATGAAGTTGCGCGACCAGCTGTAGCCAACTGATTCGGGTGAGAGGCCCGTCCCACCTGGATACAAGGATGATGCTACGGCAAAGAGTGCCAAGCCAACGGCAACTCCATAACACGGAAGAAGGCGGGCTTTCAAATATAGATCTCCGTTGTCAAGGATTGGTGTTGACGCGAACAATCAAGAACGAGGTCCGCATAACGGCTGGCGGATTTGCGGCGAGCATTCGCTCAGCTGCCAGAAAGTAATCGTTTCAGATCGGCTTAGCCAGTCGTGCGAGTCCGCAACATGCGCTTGTTATGCTGCCAAATCAGAAATTTCCACACGAGATACCTCAAACCATCTAGTGGACTGCTATGTCCGTATTAATCAAATACTATTTTCGATACAGAAAGAGAACTGCCTTGGCGACACGAGCAGGCTGCGATAGTGATTGATTCTGTGCTTTAACAATCACCCTAAGTGTAATTTCCTTTTCTGGAAGACGATATAGTGGAATGGACGATTCATGTATAGAACTCTCCGTCGAGTTAGTCTGAACGCTGATAATTGATTCACCATCTGTTGAGTTTACCAGTTCGACGATCGCGGTATTTTCTGGATCCGTTGTATACATCTTAGCTGCAAAGACCACAGAATCCACACCTGGATAATGCGCGATGCTGAATTTGTAGACCTCATCCACTAGGTTGCCGCTCGTACTACCGCTGATTTTTATCGAGCCATTGCCTCCGTCATAAAGCACAACCCGAATCTGCCTATCATAGTCTCCTCGTGGTCCCTCTGGTCCCCGCTCACCTCGTTCTCCGCGTAATCCCCGCTCACCTTGCGGTCCCGCTTCCCCCGTAGATCCCACCGGACCTTCAGGACCAACCGGTCCGACGGGTCCCGCGCACGCTCCTGCGAAGAAACAAATGACACACAAAGACAAACGGAAGAGAATCAAAGCGATAGTGTTTAGATTTGGCTGCATAACGGCTGGCGGATTTGCGGCGAGCTGACGCCCACCTACCAGAAATTAACTGGTTTGAGATCAGCACGCACCCAGAGCGAGCCCGCAAAATGCGCTTGTTATGCCTCCTGATCTTTCTCTGGGATCCGGTTGATGATATATCCGAGCATATGCACAGTTGAATACAAGGTTATTAAAGCGATTCCGCTGTCAGGCTCATCATGCACGAACTTCAACCGATATCGAAAAACGTCTCGTCCAACAACCGTTTCTGGGACATCATTGAGGAAAGCGATCGTTCGCTGTAACTCGAGCAAGATCTGACCATCTCGGTCGTCCACTGAGTCCAGCACAATTACAGATACTTCACAGGAAGCCGGAACTCGTTTGCCTTTCTGTTTGAAATAGAGTCCCTTGAGTACTCGGGAGAAGACCCGGTTAAGCCTTGACAAATCAGCGTCGAACTTGCCCGTCTTCCCAAGGATCAGTCCAGCAGCAGTCCTCAGCTCAACTTCTCGAACGGTCTTGACGAAGGCATTGCGAAAACCGGCTGCCTCGGGACGAGCCAGTGATCGAATTGCTCGGCCAAGCACTTGTTCGACGTCCGGATGCTCATACACGTCGTAGCGCATAGCCAAGATCAGGCGAACATACTCATCGTCAAGCGATGCATCAGAATTGCAGTCTTCGCAGCAAGGAACCGTGATCAGATTATCCGGCAAAGGCTTTGCAAAGAAGCCCTTGGGGGGAACGTGGTCCTTCGTAGTCGCCGGGTTTGGACAGTATGCACATTCTTGAGGCATGGACATCAGGAGGCATAACGGCTGGGCAATCTGCGGCGAGCACGCCGACTTTCCGAGAATGTAACTGATCCGGCTGGCAGATGCCCGTTGGTGCTTCATAATGGCACTTGGGACCGGATTCCAAGACAAAAATACCTCCCTGCCCTCCCAGCCGGGTCAGCCTTCCTCGCCCACGAAACCAGACCGGTGGCCGCGAGCCCGCAGAATTGCCTTGTTATGTGCCGTATGGAGTCGGTTTCAGACTGTTCTTCAAATAGAGAGGATGAGCGGGCTCACCAGTCACATTAATCTTCAAGCAGGACAATTGACCAAGCATGCTTCTTACTTCGACATTTCTCTCCATTTGGGAACCATCGTTTCCCCATGCAGCGACAACAAGATCTGAGTGGTTCTTCGCTTCCTTGATCCAGTAGTCATTGTCAGGCCCGACTGGATCATGAACCTCGCGCAGTAGGGAGCGATCTGTTGACCTGAATGCGAATAGATTTACAACGACTAGTTTTCCGAAACCCCAGGAATCAGCATAGCGAACACACTTGCACAGTGTGCGATCATCGTCGTTTGCGTCCGCCGTCGACGGATTCAGACAAATGAATGCTACTGATTTCGAGTTTGGCTTCCAGGCTCGAAACAGCGAATACCGATAAGTCCCGCATTCGGATAAAACCGCCGATTTCTCTAGGTATGGCTCCATATCTGAAATAGGCACATAACGGCTGGCGGATTTGCGGCGAGCTAATGCCCACCTGCCAGAAAGTAATCGTTTCAGATCAGCAAAACAGAAAGGCGAGTCCGCAACATGCGCTTGTTATGCAACCGGAATCAGAAGGTAAAACCAACGAGGCGACCTTCGGGAATATCATCCTCGGCAATTAGCAATCTTGAACAGCCAGCCTCATAATCGAATGCCCACAATGAATTCTTGTGCTCTCCCCACCTCAAATACAACACATACCCTGGCGGGCCAAATGTAGCGTGACTCCTGAGAGTATCTGAGGACTCGAATTGACCCAATATGTCACCATTTGTGTCAATGACGTAGATCCCCGCTGATTCCGCCGGGCCTGACGATCCCGTTGACAAAGCTGTGGCGCCAGAATCCAAATCGAAGTCTACATCGATAATGCGTCCATAAGGCGCGCCAGTTGCTTGCCGCGACCAAAACTGTCCTCGATCTGGGGCGAACAGAGAATCCGTTTCAATGTCATACCAGTAGGTCATTCCCCTTGACGTGATCACGACTTTGGATCCTTCAATGATACCGCGAGCCCACCCATCGAACGCATTGACCACCTCACCGGCATCGACATTCCAGACTGATACCCGACCACCAGACACGTTTACGCTTGAACTGACATAAACAAGATGTTCACTTTGCTCTACCACAAACGTGGCAACAGGATTAACAGGCAGTTCTGGCAGGTTGATAGGCTCAGAAAATGAGTTGTTGAGATGGCTGAATAGCTTTAGGATGGTCGACTCCGTATTCCCGATGATCAACTTAGATCTATCGGAATTGAATCGAGCACTCAAGGTGATCGAAGGATCAACCGGCAATTGATCCAACGCTGTGGGGTTATTGAATGGAGCCGAATATGCACGGTGAAGTCCATCTGTACCCCAAACAACCAGCACCACTTTGGACGAATCGTCCTCAAATGGTGAATAATCGCCTTGAGGATTTTCTATCTCTGTCTCATCCGGCTCATTTGGTCCGCCCATTGAATTGGTGTCGCAACCAACGAAAACGAATACAGCCACAAGAAAGACGAGCCACTTCGCTGAATGAATCCTGTTCATGGTAACTCTAGGACAGACTTGAAAATTCCGGTTGCATAACTAATCTTTTATGGATCTCCCGAATCAATGTGGGTGCGCATAGCAGCAGGAGCCATTTCGTGATAAGTATAAGCGCATCATGCAGTTGGAGCAAGGGGTTTCTGTAAAGGACGCGGGGGTTGGCGGCGTAGGACGATTCCTGATAGGACCATTCCACATAGGCCGCGAACCTGGGGAAAGGGTATGTTCGGGTCCAGCTGGTGTCATTTCAGCTCATCAGGGAGCGGATAATGGGATCCAATAGTGTATTGGTTCGGGGTCGGAGAATCGCCCGCACACGCGGAACGTTGCAGGCCATGTTCCATACAGCCTGCAGGCGTCGGGGTCTGGCAGCGACAACGGAGCGCCTGTATTTCCAATGGGTGCGGCGGTACGTCCGTTTCAATGGCCTGACGCATCCGCAGGATCTGGAGGCAGACAATGTCCGGGAGTTCCTGTCATGGCTGGCAACCGACCGGGAAGTGGCCGCATCTACCCAGAATCAGGCGCTTAATGCGCTGGTTTTCCTCTACAGGGAAGTCCTGCGGGTCGACCTGGAAGAGTTCGACTCGTTCGTGCGAGCCAAACGGCACCGCCATCTGCCGGTTGTGCTCACGCAACTGGAGGCGCGCCTGCTCATGGGTTTCCTCACGGGCACAGCGGGGCTGGTGGCGCGGTTGCTTTATGGGTCGGGGCTCCGCGTATCCGAAGGGGTGCAATTGCGGGTAAAGGACATCGATTTCGATGGACGGATGTTGCATCTGGTCCACACGAAAAGTGGAAAAGGGCGCAAAACGCTGCTTCCGGAGCGGCTGGTCGCGCCGCTTCACACCCATTTGAGACGGGTTCGTCAAATCCACTCGCAGGACTTGGTTCAGGGGCATGGACGTGCTCCATTACCGCGTGCGTTCGCCCGGAAGTCGTCTTCGGCTGCCACGTCCTGGTCCTGGCAGTATGTGTTTCCGAGCGTACGGAGGTCCGAGGAGGACGGGTGCCGGTATCATGTATCGCAGAGTTCCGTCCAGAAAATGGTCCGGAAGGCGGCTCGCGCTGCAGGGCTGACGAAGCGGGTGAGCTGCCATACGCTTCGGCACAGTTTTGCGACGCATTTGCTCGAGTCGGGCTACGATATCCGGACCGTCCAGGAGTTATTGGGTCACGCAGATGTACGCACAACAATGATCTATACGCACGTTCTCGGCCGTGGGCACCACATTCGCAGTCCGCTGGACTGGGAGGGGCGCTGATCCAACGCCTCCACGGATCACAATGCCTGGCCACACTTGATGCAGTGGCCTTCCGGCGTCTCTACGAGGAACTCGCGTAGCCCCACGGCTTGTCGGCAATCGGCTCTTTGATGGCGACCTGACGGGCCTGGTACTGCTGATACAAGTCATCGATACCCATGCAATTGACATAGGCGAACCACGAATGATTGCCTGTGTCTCGCGCCAGCACTTCGCCGTGGCAATCGCCGACCATGAGCCAGAAGTCCCCGAGTTGAAGAAAGGACCAGCCGTGACGATTTCAGGAGTCTGGTTTCATCGGATGCACTCCGGTTGTCCGATCCCACTTTAATATTCGGTAGTGATGACTATTTAATTATATAGTGACGATCATGACGCGGACGACGTTGGGGAAGCTTCCATCATCCGCAGCGCCTTGAGCTCGTCCACGTGTTCGCCGAGGACGTATCGCAGGACCCAAATGAACAGATAGAATGTCAGCAGGGGCCCGACGGTGAATACGTACCACCAGAGCATGGCCCGGGGGTCCACGAGGGGGCGGACGACAAGGAGAGGGACGAGAACGACCACCACGAACACCCCCAGCCAGCCGTACCATCCAATCTGGTACAGACGCCAGAGCAGGTAGGGCGTGAAGAGCAGGGCGAGGACCACAACCAGCATGATGACGGGGCCAATGGGCAGCCAGAAGGCTCCGAATCCCAGGATGGCGGACTTGGAGCCGTAGTTCAGCCAGTGGTGCAGCCGGGTGGCGGCATGCTCCCGACGGTCCGTGTCGGTCTCGTTCGGCATCAAAGAGTTCATGGAAGCATCACCCGGAATGAGCGTGGAGCAAGATCCTGGGGCGGGTTTTTTCGTATTGGCCCGCGTACGCCCTAACTTCGCCATTCCACACGACTTCTGCCGCGGCCAAACTGACCCCATGCCCGACGACTCCACCCGCACGAACGCGTCCCATCTGTTCAACGAGCTCCGGAATCTGGCCACGGAACAGCGGAATCCGCGGTCCATGGGGATAGATGCGGCATCCATCCCGGAAATCCTGGCCATCATGAACGATGATGACCATCTGGTACCGGCAGCCGTGAAGACGGAGCTGCCCTGGATTGCGGAGGCCGTTGAACTGGTCGTACAGGCGTTTCGATCGGGCGGACGGCTGTTCTATGCCGGAGCGGGCACGAGTGGGCGGCTGGGCATCCTGGATGCATCGGAGTGCCCCCCGACCTTCGGAAGCCCCCCGGAAATGGTCCAGGGGCTGATTGCGGGCGGCCTGCCTGCGGTGTTCAAGTCCCAGGAGGGCGCCGAGGACCTGGAGGAAAGTGGTCGCAAGGCGCTGGACGAGGCCGGCGTCCGTGCCGGCGACGTGGTCTGCGGCATTGCAGCCAGTCGGCGCACGCCCTACGTCATCGGGGCCGTGAAGCATGCCCGCACGCTCGGCGCCAAGACCCTCTTCGTGACGTGCACGCCCCGGAGCGCGTTCAATGTGGACGTGGATGTGGCCATCTGCCCGGTGGTGGGCCCCGAAATCGTTATGGGCTCCACGCGCCTGAAAAGTGGAACGGCCCAGAAACTGGTCCTGAACATGATTACGACGGCCGCCTTCATCCGCATGGGCAAGGTGTACGAGAACATGATGGTGGACCTGCAAATGACCAACGCCAAGCTTGTGGAGCGCTCCAAGCGGACGGTCATGACCGTCACCGACCTGGACTACGCCGGGGCCACCGAGGTGCTGGAGGCCGCTGGCGGGCACGTCAAGACCGCCCTGGTCATGCATCTGGCGGAGGTGGACCGCAAGGAGGCCGAGAGCCGTTTGGCGGCCGCCGCCGGGTTCGTGCGCCCTGCGGTTGCCGGTCAATCCTATTCACCCGAAGCGTAACAGGAACCGTCCGTGTCGCTTGCCCCGTTTTTTGCCTCCATTTCTGCGTCGGACGCGGCCGCCGAGCTGTCCCGGACGCTGAAGGAGGGTTCCGTTTCGGTTCGCGGCGCCGCAGGCTCCCTGCCCGCTTTCCTGGCCGCCCACATCGGAGAGCGCCTGAAACGCCCGGTGCTCGTCATCCTGGAAGAACCGGATGATGCCGCGTATTTCTGCAGCGACGTGCGGCAGGTGTTGGCCCGCGAGGAGGGCGTGCTGCTCTTCCCGCCGCCCGACAAGCGCTCGGGGGATGCGGGTCACATGCCCGACCCCGAACCGGTGATTGCCCGGGGCGAAGTCCTGCAGGCCCTCGAAGAGGATTTCTCGGGCATCCTGGTCTCCAGCATCCACGCCCTGACCGAGAAAGTCCCGCCGCGATCGACGGTTCGGGACGCCGCCTTCGACCTGTCTGTGAATGACACAGTCGACCCAGAGGATCTCATTGAACGGCTTGTCACGCAAGGGTTTACGCGGACGGAGTTTGTCGAGGCGCCGGGCGATCTGGCCCTTCGGGGTGGCATCCTGGACGTGTTTCCGTTTTCGGGCTCGTATCCGGTGCGCATCGAGTTCTTCGGCGACGAAGTGGACTCCATCCGCGAGTTCGACATCCACACCCAGCGGTCCGTGAGCCGCAAGTCCACCACCCGGATTGTGCCGAACCTGGAAGCGCCCATTCAGCGCGATACTGACGAGCCTAGCGACATAGACCCCCACGCGGACTGGGTCTCCATCCTGGATTACCTCCCGACTTCCACCGTGGTCATGGTCCAGGATGCGCAGCGCCTCTACGAGCAGGTGGCCGAAGCCGGGAAGGACGAGGCGGCGGTGCGGGCCGCGCTGGCGCCCTACGCCACGGTCCACATGGGCAGTTTCCAGGAAGCCGATTCGGGGCATCGCATTGATTTCGGGGCCCAGCCGCAGCCCTCGTTCTCGTCCCGCATTGCCACACTGCGCCAGCGGCTGTCGGCCAACAGCGCGGCGGGCATGAAGACCACCATTCTGTGCGACAACCGGGGCCAGGAAACCCGGCTGCAGGAGCTCCTGGCCGAGGAAATCAGCGAGGGCCGTCTGGACCTGCGCGTGGACAGCCTCCACGAGGGGTTCGAGATGCCCGCCATCGGGCTCGCCCTCTACACGGATCATCAGATCTTTGACCGGTACCACCGACCGACGGCTCGGCGGCAGAAACAGCGGTACGGCGGACTCAGCCTGCGCGAACTGCATCACCTGACGCCCGGCGATTTCGTGGTGCACATCGACTACGGCGTGGGCCGGTTCGCGGGCATGGAGCAGATTGAGGTGCGGGGCCGCCAGCAGGAGGCCGTCCGGCTCAACTACCTGAGCGGCGACACCCTCTACGTCAACGTCAACGCTCTCCATAAACTGCATAAATACAAGGGGAAAGAGGGACATCAACCGCAGCTCACGAAGCTGGGCAGCGGCCAGTGGGAAAAGACCAAATCCCGCACGAAGGCGCGCGTAAAGGACATCGCGCGCGAGCTCATCCAGCTCTATGCCGAGCGCAAGGCATCGGATGGATTCGCCTTCTCGCCCGACACCGTCTGGCAGCAGGAGCTCGAGGCGAGCTTCGAATTCGAGGATACGCCCGATCAGGCGTCGGCCACCGCCGCCGTCAAGGCGGACATGGAAGAGCCGGTCCCCATGGATCGCCTGGTGTGCGGCGACGTCGGATTCGGCAAGACGGAAATCGCGGTCCGCGCTGCCTTCAAGGCCGTCCAGGACGGCAAGCAGGTGGCCATTCTGGTCCCCACCACCGTCCTCGCCGCGCAGCACTACCGCACGTTCGCCAAGCGGATGACGAATTTCCCGGTGCAGATCGGCATCCTGTCGCGCTTCCAGTCGGCAGCGGACATCAAGGAAACGCTCCGGAAACTGAAAGCCGGCCAGCTCGACATCGTGGTCGGAACGCATCGGTTGATTTCCAAGGACGTCGAATTCAACGATCTGGGGCTGCTCATCATCGATGAAGAGCAGCGCTT
The window above is part of the Rhodothermales bacterium genome. Proteins encoded here:
- a CDS encoding DUF4365 domain-containing protein, with translation MPKRPRSHQIETESQRHFDNRIPLEWVVRPVELDYGIDREVEIFDNEETTGLKFYVQLKATDESSLNKALKLRFDHAYGDYYHALDLPVLIVRYHSASKSMYWRWFHSFDSGFDKIAKRSFSFKIPQKNLFNTETSEELKTSVQIYRDLKSPVIETPLEFEVVLSGDSELFDDEYEIQKRLLAASTLSSSGLKISFSDKKPFKVIFESNHVSVRLGDFPGATFHYESRGTGALTSSTIEHDVFVAIGLAFDAHGHFREAASIVKPYVLTSELGAKPVFALQIAFLFARANMLTSALEVADSLMSSEDGVEAVQLYLLPFFAVRKSVSALEQSLGIQLVESIIQTFYSRNDGSNAAILSYNLGNYLRSSGSLKASLKFYLDARRFGPEYAERPYFWKELGGVLFGLEKFQLAEKCYKCSLGLESSRFVEFLHADALLFAGHFDDSARQFNNLLQEGCDTTEAEWSLKHVFAQHIINTVGMRKQKRNRHQYDENFDPSELKSSEIRELSLLILQQDALDSLAWFNLGGTFNEDGNYAEAFLCYLAASMIRPNDVDAWENAFVLSLREENKQYFELVILTAYQFNGAEFLVRISDQASEKRPELLSFLMSVLEPVSRDKGEFVLRKHNDDHSWDQSFLLPD
- a CDS encoding type II toxin-antitoxin system RelE/ParE family toxin; its protein translation is MIVSFANKASEDIFDGKRSKQASKVCPAELWRIATRKLDQLNQAEYLEDLKVPPGNRLEKLKGDRSGQHSIRINDQYRVCFIWTDHGPAEVEVTDYH
- the murQ gene encoding N-acetylmuramic acid 6-phosphate etherase, which gives rise to MPDDSTRTNASHLFNELRNLATEQRNPRSMGIDAASIPEILAIMNDDDHLVPAAVKTELPWIAEAVELVVQAFRSGGRLFYAGAGTSGRLGILDASECPPTFGSPPEMVQGLIAGGLPAVFKSQEGAEDLEESGRKALDEAGVRAGDVVCGIAASRRTPYVIGAVKHARTLGAKTLFVTCTPRSAFNVDVDVAICPVVGPEIVMGSTRLKSGTAQKLVLNMITTAAFIRMGKVYENMMVDLQMTNAKLVERSKRTVMTVTDLDYAGATEVLEAAGGHVKTALVMHLAEVDRKEAESRLAAAAGFVRPAVAGQSYSPEA
- a CDS encoding HigA family addiction module antitoxin, which produces MVPLKLRSPTITDMTRLPSNRPPTHPGEMLLEEFLNPLGMTQVELAEKIEVSYPRVNQIVKGKRGVTPDTALRLAALFSTSPEFWLNGQRNWDLWHAMRAPSAKVIKRIRPVSTV
- the mfd gene encoding transcription-repair coupling factor — its product is MSLAPFFASISASDAAAELSRTLKEGSVSVRGAAGSLPAFLAAHIGERLKRPVLVILEEPDDAAYFCSDVRQVLAREEGVLLFPPPDKRSGDAGHMPDPEPVIARGEVLQALEEDFSGILVSSIHALTEKVPPRSTVRDAAFDLSVNDTVDPEDLIERLVTQGFTRTEFVEAPGDLALRGGILDVFPFSGSYPVRIEFFGDEVDSIREFDIHTQRSVSRKSTTRIVPNLEAPIQRDTDEPSDIDPHADWVSILDYLPTSTVVMVQDAQRLYEQVAEAGKDEAAVRAALAPYATVHMGSFQEADSGHRIDFGAQPQPSFSSRIATLRQRLSANSAAGMKTTILCDNRGQETRLQELLAEEISEGRLDLRVDSLHEGFEMPAIGLALYTDHQIFDRYHRPTARRQKQRYGGLSLRELHHLTPGDFVVHIDYGVGRFAGMEQIEVRGRQQEAVRLNYLSGDTLYVNVNALHKLHKYKGKEGHQPQLTKLGSGQWEKTKSRTKARVKDIARELIQLYAERKASDGFAFSPDTVWQQELEASFEFEDTPDQASATAAVKADMEEPVPMDRLVCGDVGFGKTEIAVRAAFKAVQDGKQVAILVPTTVLAAQHYRTFAKRMTNFPVQIGILSRFQSAADIKETLRKLKAGQLDIVVGTHRLISKDVEFNDLGLLIIDEEQRFGVSVKEKLRRLRVNVDTLTLTATPIPRTLQFSLLGARDLSIMSTPPPNRQSIITEIHTFDKDLIRDALLQELGRGGQVFFIHNRVQSIQELADTLRMIVPDVRIRTAHGQMKGADLERVMMDFVEGRFDVLVSTSIIENGLDISNANTIIINRADHFGLAELHQLRGRVGRSDRKAFCYLLVPTIQGLTREARQRLQAVEEFTELGSGVHLAMRDLDIRGAGNLLGAEQSGFVEDVGFETYHRILDEAVEELRTSEFAELFKDGSPPRPQETTVDIDADALIPDAYLSNRVERLNMYRRISEAANVENLAVLRDEMIDRFGPLPDEVRSLFSGVELKLEAEHLRLPRVIFKNERLFLTVPDPEQDPWFFEHLFQPFLGALSELDHRYVLKETASKKLQAIVQDVPDMDVALGIVSALRAGTGTLTLSTVGSA
- a CDS encoding integron integrase, giving the protein MFHTACRRRGLAATTERLYFQWVRRYVRFNGLTHPQDLEADNVREFLSWLATDREVAASTQNQALNALVFLYREVLRVDLEEFDSFVRAKRHRHLPVVLTQLEARLLMGFLTGTAGLVARLLYGSGLRVSEGVQLRVKDIDFDGRMLHLVHTKSGKGRKTLLPERLVAPLHTHLRRVRQIHSQDLVQGHGRAPLPRAFARKSSSAATSWSWQYVFPSVRRSEEDGCRYHVSQSSVQKMVRKAARAAGLTKRVSCHTLRHSFATHLLESGYDIRTVQELLGHADVRTTMIYTHVLGRGHHIRSPLDWEGR